A genomic stretch from Sinorhizobium terangae includes:
- a CDS encoding leucyl aminopeptidase family protein translates to MAPYQFIERPSPFNTSTGKTLPIFAVTPAHIETGSIDPIALDWAKKAGFKAESGAVLLIPSSDGHLGGALFGLGANPSEAPFLTGKLARALPAGKWHIETAPLTANRLALGYGLGSYRFERYKSAKAEAPTLLIPADADATDIKRQLAGVFLARDLINTPTNDMGPEALEAAFRALASHYKADVSVISGEALLAQNFPLVHTVGRASAEAPRLLEMRWGKKGHRRVTLVGKGVCFDTGGLDIKPASSMLLMKKDMGGAANVMGLALMIMDAKLKVDLRVIVPVVENSISSNAFRPGDIYRSRKGLTVQIDNTDAEGRLILADALAYADEEQTDLIIDMATLTGAARVALGPDLPPFFTDDATLANDLAEASLAVDDPMWRMPLHMGYDKDVSARIADLTNAPAGGMAGSITAALFLKRFVTSAKSWVHFDIFGWAQAERPHSPIGGEAQAIRALYHHIGRIAG, encoded by the coding sequence ATGGCTCCCTATCAGTTCATCGAGCGGCCGTCGCCGTTCAACACCAGCACCGGCAAGACGCTGCCGATCTTCGCGGTGACGCCGGCGCATATCGAAACGGGGAGCATCGATCCGATTGCGCTCGACTGGGCGAAAAAGGCGGGGTTCAAGGCGGAATCCGGTGCCGTTCTTCTCATTCCGTCGTCCGACGGTCATCTCGGCGGCGCGCTGTTCGGCCTCGGCGCCAATCCCTCGGAAGCCCCGTTCCTGACGGGCAAGCTCGCCCGCGCGCTGCCTGCCGGCAAGTGGCATATCGAAACGGCGCCGTTGACCGCCAACCGCCTGGCTCTCGGCTACGGCCTCGGTTCCTATCGCTTCGAGCGCTACAAGTCCGCCAAGGCGGAGGCGCCGACACTGCTCATCCCTGCCGACGCCGATGCGACCGATATCAAGCGGCAACTCGCCGGGGTCTTTCTGGCGCGCGACCTCATCAACACGCCGACCAACGACATGGGGCCGGAGGCGCTGGAAGCAGCCTTCCGGGCGCTTGCCAGCCACTACAAGGCCGACGTCTCGGTGATATCGGGCGAGGCGCTCCTGGCGCAGAATTTCCCGCTGGTCCACACGGTCGGCCGGGCCAGCGCCGAGGCGCCGCGGCTTCTCGAGATGCGTTGGGGCAAGAAGGGTCACCGGCGCGTGACGCTTGTCGGCAAGGGCGTCTGCTTCGACACCGGGGGGCTCGACATCAAGCCGGCCTCCTCGATGCTGCTCATGAAGAAGGACATGGGCGGTGCCGCCAACGTCATGGGCCTCGCGCTGATGATCATGGACGCCAAGCTGAAGGTCGATCTGCGCGTCATCGTTCCCGTGGTCGAAAACTCGATTTCGTCAAACGCCTTCCGTCCGGGCGACATCTACCGGAGCCGAAAGGGCCTGACGGTGCAGATCGACAATACCGACGCCGAGGGCCGGCTGATTCTCGCCGATGCGCTCGCCTATGCCGACGAGGAGCAGACCGACCTCATCATCGACATGGCGACGCTGACGGGCGCTGCCCGCGTGGCGCTCGGTCCCGATCTGCCGCCGTTCTTCACCGACGATGCCACGCTTGCCAATGATCTCGCCGAGGCAAGCCTTGCGGTCGATGATCCGATGTGGCGGATGCCGCTCCATATGGGCTACGACAAGGATGTCTCCGCCCGCATCGCCGATCTCACCAACGCACCCGCGGGCGGCATGGCCGGATCGATCACGGCGGCACTCTTCCTCAAGCGCTTCGTGACGAGCGCGAAGAGCTGGGTGCACTTCGACATTTTCGGCTGGGCACAGGCCGAGCGCCCCCATTCCCCCATCGGCGGCGAGGCACAGGCGATCCGGGCGCTTTATCATCATATCGGCCGCATCGCAGGGTAG
- a CDS encoding MarR family transcriptional regulator: MPVELTPSQALGLWHSVTLEQVRVDSRDLTLRQMAILLQVYLVPPPHTVRGLAATLGVTKPVITRALDTMGALGLVDRVRDERDRRNVVIKRTVEGALYLEKFGDLIINQGRTLSL, from the coding sequence TTGCCGGTCGAGCTTACGCCCTCCCAAGCTTTGGGGCTTTGGCATTCGGTGACGCTTGAACAGGTCCGGGTCGATAGCCGCGACCTGACGCTGCGTCAGATGGCGATCCTCTTGCAGGTCTATCTCGTTCCGCCGCCGCACACGGTCAGAGGCCTTGCCGCGACGCTCGGTGTGACGAAGCCGGTTATCACCCGCGCGCTCGATACCATGGGCGCGCTCGGCCTCGTCGACCGGGTACGCGACGAGCGCGACCGCCGCAACGTTGTCATCAAACGGACGGTCGAAGGTGCACTTTATCTTGAAAAGTTCGGCGATCTGATCATCAATCAGGGTCGAACATTGTCCTTGTGA
- a CDS encoding NlpC/P60 family protein, whose product MSQLPDRRLNAYREDLAEERLRGVVEAPRYVEGTPATISVSVTPLRRRPDLACGTDTELLYGETARVLDVAGGWAWVKADLDGYVGYVPEAALSSSNAPATHFVAVPRTFVYRGADLRFPQAFALSMGSRVHVVGETETRGTRYFLLDGGLAVIADHCVPANEALAGDYVSVATRFLETPYLWGGRSGFGIDCSGLVQLSMQMVGSDAPRDSDMQARGLGRAISREELLRGDLVFWKGHVAIMEDEKTLVHANGHTMTVAREGLEDAIRRIGWLYDQPTGYRRP is encoded by the coding sequence ATGTCGCAATTGCCTGACCGCCGCCTCAATGCCTATCGTGAGGATCTTGCAGAGGAGCGACTGCGCGGCGTTGTCGAAGCGCCGCGCTATGTCGAAGGCACGCCCGCGACCATCTCCGTTTCCGTGACCCCGCTGCGGAGAAGGCCCGATCTCGCGTGCGGGACCGACACCGAATTGCTTTACGGGGAGACCGCGCGTGTGTTGGACGTTGCGGGCGGCTGGGCATGGGTCAAGGCCGATCTCGACGGCTATGTCGGCTATGTGCCCGAGGCAGCGCTGAGTTCTTCAAATGCGCCGGCGACCCACTTCGTTGCGGTGCCGCGTACATTCGTCTATCGCGGCGCCGATCTGCGCTTTCCACAGGCCTTCGCCCTTTCCATGGGGAGCCGCGTGCATGTTGTCGGCGAAACCGAAACCCGCGGGACGCGATACTTCCTCTTGGACGGCGGATTGGCCGTCATCGCCGATCATTGCGTCCCGGCCAACGAGGCACTCGCGGGCGACTATGTGAGTGTGGCGACACGCTTTCTCGAAACCCCTTATCTCTGGGGCGGCCGGTCCGGCTTCGGCATCGATTGCTCCGGCCTCGTGCAGCTATCGATGCAGATGGTGGGAAGTGATGCGCCGCGCGACTCCGACATGCAGGCGCGTGGGCTTGGCCGCGCTATCAGCCGCGAGGAGCTCCTTCGCGGTGACCTTGTCTTCTGGAAGGGCCATGTGGCGATCATGGAGGACGAGAAGACGCTGGTTCACGCCAACGGCCATACCATGACGGTCGCCCGCGAGGGACTGGAAGACGCTATCCGCCGCATTGGCTGGCTTTACGACCAGCCGACCGGCTACCGCCGGCCGTAG
- a CDS encoding 2-hydroxyacid dehydrogenase, with amino-acid sequence MPAKSPVIVDLKFIPEEVEAALDGAFPDREVINRADPAQRDRDLSGIDYAVVWKSAPDLFSRAPDLKVVFSGGAGVDHVLTLPGLPNVPLVRFVDRTLTTRMSEWVTMQCLLHLRQHRVYEALARKREWRDLIQPEAADVTVGIMGMGVLGQDAARKLAVMGFKVVGWSRTKRAMEGMDTYGAADLDAFLARTDFLVGLLPLTAETKGIFNADLFAKLSRKGPLGAPVFINAGRGGSQVEADILECLDSGVLAAASLDVFEEEPLSPDSRFWTMPNVYVTPHVAASSDVRALFAHVEEQIARFERGLPLEHVVDRLAGY; translated from the coding sequence ATGCCCGCCAAGAGTCCCGTCATCGTCGACCTGAAATTCATTCCTGAGGAAGTAGAGGCCGCTCTCGATGGCGCGTTTCCCGATCGCGAAGTGATCAATCGCGCGGATCCGGCGCAAAGGGATCGGGATCTCTCCGGTATCGACTACGCGGTGGTCTGGAAATCGGCGCCCGATCTCTTTTCGCGCGCGCCCGACCTGAAGGTGGTGTTTTCCGGCGGCGCTGGCGTCGACCACGTCCTGACGCTGCCGGGCTTGCCGAACGTCCCGCTCGTGCGCTTCGTCGACCGGACATTGACCACACGCATGAGCGAATGGGTGACGATGCAGTGCCTCCTGCACCTGCGCCAGCATCGCGTCTACGAGGCCCTGGCCCGGAAGCGGGAATGGCGAGACCTCATCCAGCCGGAGGCTGCCGATGTCACCGTCGGCATCATGGGCATGGGCGTGCTTGGCCAGGACGCGGCCCGCAAGCTCGCGGTGATGGGGTTCAAGGTCGTCGGCTGGTCGCGGACGAAGCGGGCGATGGAGGGCATGGACACCTACGGCGCCGCCGACCTCGACGCCTTCCTTGCCCGCACGGACTTTCTCGTCGGCCTGCTGCCGCTGACAGCGGAAACCAAAGGCATCTTCAACGCCGACCTGTTCGCAAAACTCAGCCGTAAGGGGCCGCTTGGCGCCCCGGTGTTCATCAATGCCGGACGCGGCGGCAGCCAGGTGGAGGCCGATATCCTGGAATGCCTCGATTCCGGCGTGCTTGCGGCGGCGTCGCTCGACGTCTTCGAGGAGGAGCCCCTCTCACCGGACAGCCGCTTCTGGACCATGCCCAACGTCTATGTGACACCGCATGTCGCCGCCTCCTCCGACGTCAGGGCACTCTTTGCCCATGTCGAAGAGCAGATCGCCCGGTTCGAACGCGGCCTGCCGCTCGAGCATGTCGTCGATAGATTAGCCGGCTACTGA
- a CDS encoding ABC transporter ATP-binding protein has translation MTEPLLSVRDLSVAFHQGGETSVAVDHISFDIKRGETVALVGESGSGKSVSANSILKLLPYPAASHPSGEIFFNGKDLLKASDAELRHVRGNDITMIFQEPMTSLNPLHTIEQQIGEILDLHQGIKGAAARAKTLELLNQVGIREAEKRLGAYPHQLSGGQRQRVMIAMALANRPELLIADEPTTALDVTVQAQILELLKSLKHEHGMSMLFITHDLVIVRKIADRVCVMTKGKIVETGPTAEIFANPQHAYTRHLLASEPKGEPPPSDASKPIVIEARDVKVWFPIKAGFMRRVVDHVKAVDGVDLTLRAGQTLGVVGESGSGKTTLGLALTRLISSKGRIAFVGKDIDAYSFSEMRPLRNRMQVVFQDPYGSLSPRMSIADIIGEGLKIHENALSGEERDARVAAALQEVGLDPATRWRYPHEFSGGQRQRIAIARAMVLKPQFVMLDEPTSALDMSVQAQVVDLLRDLQRKHNLAYLFISHDLKVVRALANEMIVMRLGKVVEQGPAERIFEAPGEDYTKALMAAAFNLEAVNLSAIRQ, from the coding sequence ATGACAGAGCCCCTCCTTTCCGTGCGCGATCTCTCCGTCGCCTTCCATCAGGGCGGCGAGACATCGGTCGCGGTCGATCATATTTCCTTCGACATCAAGCGCGGCGAGACGGTCGCACTCGTCGGCGAATCGGGCTCGGGCAAGTCGGTGTCGGCAAATTCGATCCTGAAGCTGCTGCCCTACCCGGCCGCAAGCCACCCGAGCGGCGAGATCTTCTTCAACGGCAAGGATCTCCTGAAGGCGAGCGACGCGGAACTGAGGCATGTCCGCGGCAACGACATCACGATGATCTTCCAGGAGCCGATGACGTCGCTGAACCCGCTGCACACGATCGAGCAGCAGATCGGCGAGATCCTCGATCTGCACCAGGGCATCAAGGGCGCCGCCGCGCGGGCGAAGACGCTGGAGCTCCTGAACCAGGTGGGCATCCGCGAAGCGGAAAAGCGCCTCGGCGCTTATCCGCACCAGCTTTCCGGCGGCCAGCGCCAGCGCGTCATGATCGCCATGGCGCTCGCCAACCGGCCGGAACTCCTGATCGCCGACGAGCCGACGACGGCGCTCGACGTGACCGTGCAGGCGCAGATCCTGGAACTTCTGAAGTCGCTCAAGCATGAGCACGGCATGTCCATGCTCTTCATCACCCATGACCTCGTGATCGTCCGCAAGATCGCCGACCGGGTCTGCGTCATGACCAAGGGCAAGATCGTCGAGACCGGCCCGACGGCGGAAATATTCGCCAACCCGCAGCACGCCTATACGCGGCATCTGCTCGCCTCCGAGCCCAAGGGCGAGCCTCCGCCCTCTGACGCCTCGAAGCCGATCGTCATCGAGGCCAGGGACGTGAAGGTCTGGTTCCCGATCAAGGCAGGCTTCATGCGCCGTGTCGTCGATCATGTCAAAGCCGTGGACGGCGTCGACCTGACGCTTCGCGCCGGCCAGACGCTCGGCGTCGTCGGCGAGTCCGGCTCGGGCAAGACGACGCTGGGTCTCGCGCTGACGCGCCTCATCTCGTCCAAGGGGCGCATCGCCTTTGTCGGTAAGGACATCGACGCCTACAGCTTCAGCGAAATGCGGCCGCTCAGAAACCGGATGCAGGTGGTCTTCCAGGATCCCTATGGTTCGCTGAGCCCGCGCATGTCGATCGCCGACATCATCGGCGAAGGACTGAAGATCCACGAAAACGCCCTTTCCGGCGAGGAACGCGACGCGCGCGTCGCGGCCGCCCTTCAGGAGGTCGGGCTCGATCCGGCGACCCGCTGGCGCTATCCGCACGAATTTTCCGGCGGCCAGCGACAGCGCATCGCAATTGCCCGCGCCATGGTGCTGAAGCCGCAATTCGTCATGCTCGACGAGCCGACATCGGCGCTCGACATGAGCGTTCAGGCACAGGTGGTCGACCTGCTGCGCGATCTCCAGCGCAAGCACAATCTCGCCTACCTGTTCATCAGCCACGATCTCAAGGTCGTGCGCGCGCTTGCCAACGAGATGATCGTCATGCGGCTCGGCAAGGTGGTCGAACAGGGACCGGCCGAGCGCATCTTCGAGGCACCGGGCGAAGACTACACCAAGGCTTTGATGGCTGCCGCCTTCAATCTCGAAGCCGTCAATCTTTCCGCCATACGTCAATAG
- a CDS encoding ABC transporter permease, translating into MSIISAYSGAPEKGWLTPIGRRRWQNFKANRRGYWSLWIFLVLFGLSLFAEFIANDKPIIASYKGEILFPVVFNYPEEKFGGFLAETDYRSDFIRDEIQANGWMIWPPIRYSYQTVNSNIPHSAPTPPFWLMSKEERCSAYPQGAADPGCTLGNLNWLGTDDQARDVMARMIYGFRISVLFGLLLTIASAVIGVSAGAIQGYFGGWTDLLLQRFIEIWSSMPVLYILLIIAAILPPGFFILLGIMLLFSWVGFVAVVRAEFLRARNFEYVNAARALGVGNGTIMYRHLLPNAMVATLTFLPFILSGSITTLTSLDFLGFGMPPGSPSLGEMIAQGKSNLQAPWLGLTAFSAMSVMLSLLIFVGEATRDAFDPRKTFR; encoded by the coding sequence ATGAGCATAATCTCGGCATATTCCGGCGCGCCGGAAAAGGGATGGTTGACGCCGATCGGCCGGCGGCGCTGGCAGAATTTCAAGGCCAACCGCCGCGGCTACTGGTCGTTATGGATCTTTCTCGTGCTCTTCGGCCTCAGCCTGTTTGCGGAATTCATCGCCAACGACAAACCGATCATCGCCTCTTACAAGGGCGAGATTCTGTTTCCGGTTGTGTTCAACTATCCCGAGGAGAAGTTCGGCGGATTTCTTGCCGAAACGGACTACCGATCGGACTTCATTCGAGACGAGATTCAGGCCAATGGCTGGATGATCTGGCCGCCGATCCGCTATTCTTACCAGACGGTCAACTCGAATATTCCCCATTCGGCGCCGACGCCGCCTTTCTGGCTGATGAGCAAGGAGGAGCGCTGCTCCGCCTATCCGCAAGGTGCCGCCGATCCGGGCTGCACGCTCGGCAACCTCAACTGGCTCGGCACCGACGACCAGGCGCGCGACGTGATGGCGCGGATGATCTACGGCTTCCGCATCTCCGTCCTCTTCGGTCTGCTGCTGACAATCGCGTCGGCCGTGATCGGAGTTTCGGCGGGGGCGATCCAAGGCTATTTCGGCGGATGGACCGACCTGCTTCTTCAGCGCTTCATCGAGATCTGGTCGTCGATGCCGGTGCTCTACATCCTGCTGATCATCGCCGCCATCCTGCCGCCCGGCTTCTTCATCCTGCTCGGCATCATGCTGCTCTTCTCCTGGGTCGGCTTCGTCGCCGTCGTGCGGGCCGAATTCCTGAGAGCCCGCAATTTCGAATATGTGAACGCCGCACGCGCGCTCGGCGTCGGCAACGGCACCATCATGTACCGGCACCTGCTTCCGAATGCGATGGTCGCCACCCTCACCTTCCTGCCCTTCATCCTTTCCGGCTCGATCACGACGCTGACCTCGCTCGATTTCCTGGGCTTCGGCATGCCGCCGGGTTCGCCCTCACTCGGCGAAATGATCGCACAGGGCAAATCCAACCTGCAGGCGCCGTGGCTGGGGCTGACGGCCTTCTCGGCCATGTCGGTCATGCTTTCGCTCTTGATCTTCGTCGGCGAAGCGACGCGCGACGCCTTCGATCCACGAAAGACGTTCCGGTGA
- a CDS encoding microcin C ABC transporter permease YejB, giving the protein MGAYILRRLLLMIPTIVGIMAISFAVVQFAPGGPVEQVISELTNAAGSDRLTGGGGDLLQGGGDEGGRYRGAQGLDPEFIAKLEKQFGFDKPPLERFLSMMWNYARFDFGESFFRNTSVVDLIIDKMPVSISLGLWILIFSYAISIPLGIRKAVTDGSTFDVWTSGIIIVGYAVPGFLFAILLIVVFAGGSFFDWFPLRGLVSDNFYELPWWQKILDYFWHMTLPLITLLLSAFATTTLLTKNSFIDEIKKQYVTTARAKGLSERRVLYGHVFRNAMLIVIAGFPGAFISAFFTGSLLIEYIFSLDGLGRLGYDAVVKRDYPIVFATLYIFSLMGLFVGLISDLIYTWVDPRIDFERRDV; this is encoded by the coding sequence ATGGGTGCCTATATCCTGCGTCGGCTGCTCCTGATGATCCCGACGATCGTCGGGATCATGGCCATCTCCTTCGCCGTCGTGCAGTTCGCGCCGGGCGGTCCGGTGGAGCAGGTAATTTCGGAGCTGACGAACGCGGCCGGATCGGACCGGCTCACCGGCGGCGGTGGCGATCTGCTCCAGGGTGGCGGCGACGAAGGCGGCCGATATCGCGGGGCGCAGGGCCTCGATCCCGAATTCATCGCAAAGCTCGAGAAGCAGTTCGGCTTCGACAAGCCGCCGCTCGAGCGCTTCCTGTCGATGATGTGGAACTATGCCCGCTTCGATTTCGGCGAAAGCTTCTTCCGCAATACGTCCGTCGTCGACCTCATCATCGACAAGATGCCGGTCTCCATCTCGCTCGGCCTCTGGATCCTCATCTTTTCCTATGCCATCTCGATCCCGCTCGGCATCAGGAAAGCCGTCACCGACGGGTCCACCTTCGATGTCTGGACATCCGGCATCATCATTGTCGGCTATGCCGTACCGGGTTTCCTGTTCGCCATCCTCCTGATCGTGGTTTTCGCCGGCGGATCCTTCTTCGACTGGTTCCCGCTGCGCGGCCTCGTCTCGGACAATTTTTATGAACTCCCCTGGTGGCAGAAGATCCTCGACTACTTCTGGCACATGACGCTGCCGCTCATCACGCTGCTGCTTTCGGCCTTCGCGACGACGACGCTGCTCACCAAGAACTCCTTCATCGACGAGATCAAGAAGCAGTATGTCACGACAGCGCGCGCCAAGGGCTTGAGCGAGCGGCGGGTGCTTTACGGTCACGTCTTCCGCAACGCCATGCTGATCGTCATCGCCGGCTTTCCCGGCGCGTTCATCTCCGCCTTCTTCACAGGCTCGCTGTTGATCGAATACATCTTCTCCCTCGATGGACTCGGCCGGCTCGGCTACGACGCCGTCGTCAAACGCGACTATCCGATCGTCTTTGCGACGCTCTACATCTTCTCGCTGATGGGCCTCTTCGTCGGTCTGATCTCCGACCTGATCTACACCTGGGTCGACCCGCGCATCGACTTCGAGCGGAGGGACGTCTGA
- a CDS encoding extracellular solute-binding protein, whose translation MLELSGIVKTKLATALLAMPLLLPLGSVGARAQEQPTWHHGLSLVGELKYPPGFERFDYVNPDAPKGGDVRLSQTGTFDTFNPLLEKGEAAVGLSLVFDTLLKPADDEISTAYGLIAESVSFPDDISSATFRLRKEAKWSDGKPVTPEDVIFSFEKGKELNPLYQSYYKHVVGAEKTGEQEVTFRFDEKNNRELPHILGQLLIVPKHWWEAPGPDGKPRDITRTTLEPVIGSGPYRIASFSAGSQIRYERRDDYWGANLNVNVGQNNFGSITYTFFGDSGVEFEAFRAGDIDFWRETQARRWATGYDFPAVKEGHVKREQVPFRATGVMQALVPNIRRKPFDDERVREALNYALDFEELNRTVFFDQYTRVNSYFFLTELASTGLPEGLELEILNEVKEQVPPEVFTTPYANPVGGTPQNARDNLRKAIGLLKEAGFELKGSRMVNTATGRPFSFEILLSSPMLERVVLPYAQNLKRIGIEASVRTVDPSQYTNRERAFDYDMTWEVWGQTLSPGNEQEDFWGSKSASRQGSRNYAGISDPGVDALINRVIFAKDRETLVAATKALDRVLLAHHYVVPLYYPKAANIAYRDTVGRPPELPKYAIGFPDIWWWSAAANQ comes from the coding sequence ATGCTGGAATTGAGCGGTATTGTGAAGACGAAACTGGCGACCGCACTTCTGGCAATGCCCCTACTCTTACCGCTCGGCTCGGTCGGCGCGCGTGCCCAGGAACAGCCCACCTGGCACCATGGCCTTTCGCTCGTTGGCGAGCTCAAATATCCGCCGGGCTTCGAACGTTTCGACTATGTGAACCCCGATGCGCCGAAAGGCGGCGACGTCCGGCTCTCGCAGACGGGAACCTTCGACACATTCAATCCGCTGCTCGAAAAAGGTGAGGCGGCCGTTGGCCTGTCGCTCGTCTTCGACACGCTGTTGAAGCCCGCCGATGATGAAATTTCAACCGCCTATGGCCTGATTGCCGAAAGCGTTTCGTTTCCGGACGACATCTCTTCCGCCACATTCCGCTTGAGAAAGGAAGCGAAGTGGTCGGACGGCAAACCGGTGACACCGGAAGACGTGATCTTCAGCTTCGAGAAGGGCAAGGAGCTCAATCCGCTTTACCAGAGCTATTACAAGCACGTCGTCGGAGCTGAAAAGACCGGCGAGCAGGAAGTCACATTCCGCTTCGACGAGAAGAACAATCGCGAACTGCCGCACATTCTCGGCCAGCTCCTGATTGTCCCGAAGCACTGGTGGGAAGCGCCCGGTCCGGACGGCAAGCCGCGCGACATCACGCGCACGACGCTGGAGCCGGTGATCGGCTCGGGGCCCTACCGAATCGCTTCGTTTTCGGCCGGATCGCAGATCCGTTACGAACGGAGGGATGACTATTGGGGTGCAAATCTCAACGTCAATGTCGGGCAGAACAATTTCGGCTCCATCACCTACACCTTCTTCGGTGACAGCGGCGTCGAATTCGAGGCCTTCCGGGCCGGCGACATCGATTTCTGGCGCGAGACCCAGGCGCGCCGGTGGGCGACCGGCTATGACTTTCCGGCCGTCAAGGAGGGACACGTAAAACGCGAGCAGGTGCCATTCAGGGCGACCGGCGTGATGCAGGCGCTGGTGCCGAACATCCGCCGCAAGCCGTTCGATGACGAGCGTGTGCGCGAGGCCCTCAACTATGCGCTCGACTTCGAGGAATTGAATCGCACCGTCTTCTTCGATCAATACACGCGTGTGAACAGCTATTTTTTCCTGACGGAACTGGCCTCCACCGGCCTGCCGGAGGGTCTCGAGCTCGAAATCCTGAACGAGGTCAAGGAGCAGGTTCCGCCCGAGGTCTTCACCACGCCCTATGCGAACCCGGTCGGCGGCACGCCGCAGAACGCGCGAGACAACCTGCGCAAGGCGATCGGGCTCCTGAAGGAGGCCGGCTTCGAGCTCAAAGGCAGCCGCATGGTCAATACGGCGACCGGCAGGCCGTTTTCCTTCGAGATTCTCTTGAGCAGTCCGATGCTGGAGCGGGTGGTGCTGCCCTACGCGCAGAACCTCAAGCGGATCGGCATCGAGGCGAGTGTGCGTACCGTCGACCCGTCTCAATATACCAACCGCGAGCGGGCCTTCGACTATGACATGACCTGGGAAGTCTGGGGGCAGACCTTGAGCCCGGGAAACGAACAGGAGGACTTCTGGGGGTCGAAATCGGCGTCACGCCAGGGTTCGAGAAATTATGCCGGTATCTCCGATCCGGGCGTCGACGCCCTGATCAATCGCGTCATATTCGCCAAGGACCGAGAGACGCTCGTTGCCGCCACGAAGGCGCTCGACCGGGTGCTGCTCGCCCACCATTATGTCGTGCCGCTCTACTACCCGAAGGCAGCAAATATCGCCTATCGCGATACGGTCGGCAGGCCGCCGGAATTGCCGAAATACGCGATCGGCTTTCCGGACATCTGGTGGTGGTCGGCCGCCGCCAACCAATGA
- the mepA gene encoding penicillin-insensitive murein endopeptidase translates to MGFEIAAAIRRCGSAILGLIVGASLLATDAASADGTPAKELFGAKALPAAMAPSSLGFYAKGCLAGGVAIPTDGPTWQAMRLSRNRRWGHPEMIALIERFSHDAAEKIGWPGLLLGDISQPRGGPMTSGHASHQIGLDADIWLTPMPQRTLSLEERESISATSMLQKNKFLTVDPSIWTPAHARLIMMAASYPQVERVFVNPAIKKKLCDTWKGDRSALGKVRPIYGHDYHFHIRIKCPEGSVGCKGQARVPAGDGCDKSLAWWFTDEPWAKPKKKPEKPVKPKFAKLSDLPKACALVLDGPAPASEQEVTYGTAYRSATTASTPATAVPAAATSIEAVIGAAAAAPLGNIPVPLPRPALQ, encoded by the coding sequence ATGGGATTTGAAATAGCTGCTGCCATTCGACGCTGCGGTTCGGCAATTTTAGGCTTGATCGTGGGGGCGAGCCTTCTGGCCACTGACGCGGCTTCGGCTGATGGAACGCCTGCGAAGGAACTCTTTGGCGCCAAAGCATTGCCGGCGGCGATGGCGCCTTCGTCCCTCGGCTTCTATGCGAAGGGTTGCCTGGCGGGCGGTGTCGCGATCCCGACGGACGGACCGACCTGGCAGGCAATGCGTCTTTCGCGCAATCGACGCTGGGGCCACCCGGAAATGATCGCGCTGATCGAGCGCTTCTCGCACGATGCAGCGGAGAAGATCGGCTGGCCAGGCCTCTTGCTTGGCGACATATCACAGCCGCGCGGCGGCCCGATGACCTCCGGTCACGCATCGCACCAGATCGGTCTCGACGCCGACATCTGGCTGACACCAATGCCGCAAAGGACGCTGAGCCTTGAGGAGCGCGAATCGATTTCCGCGACCTCAATGCTGCAGAAGAACAAGTTCCTGACAGTCGATCCGTCCATATGGACCCCCGCTCACGCGCGGTTGATCATGATGGCGGCAAGCTATCCCCAGGTGGAGCGCGTCTTCGTCAATCCGGCGATCAAGAAGAAGTTATGCGACACCTGGAAGGGCGATCGTTCGGCGCTCGGCAAGGTCCGGCCGATCTACGGTCATGATTATCATTTCCACATTCGCATCAAGTGCCCCGAGGGCTCCGTCGGCTGCAAGGGCCAGGCGCGCGTTCCGGCGGGTGACGGCTGCGACAAGTCGCTCGCCTGGTGGTTCACCGACGAGCCATGGGCAAAGCCGAAGAAGAAGCCGGAAAAGCCCGTGAAGCCGAAATTTGCGAAGCTTTCGGATCTGCCGAAGGCCTGCGCCCTGGTACTCGACGGTCCTGCACCGGCTTCCGAGCAGGAAGTGACTTACGGCACAGCGTACCGCTCCGCAACCACCGCTTCAACTCCCGCGACCGCTGTTCCCGCCGCCGCGACGAGCATCGAAGCCGTCATCGGTGCCGCGGCCGCGGCGCCATTGGGAAACATTCCGGTACCCCTGCCGCGCCCGGCGTTGCAATAA
- a CDS encoding methylglyoxal synthase, whose amino-acid sequence MADRKCLALIAHDQKKDDLAAFAKANETVLSKWKIVATGTTGGRVLEACPGLDITRLKSGPLGGDQQIGAMIATGDVDFLIFFVDPLTAMPHDVDVKALMRLAIVYDIPMALNRATAEELIAFRRN is encoded by the coding sequence ATGGCCGATCGCAAATGTCTTGCCCTGATTGCCCACGATCAGAAGAAGGATGATCTCGCCGCCTTTGCCAAGGCAAACGAGACGGTGTTGTCCAAGTGGAAGATCGTCGCCACCGGCACGACCGGAGGCCGCGTTCTCGAGGCCTGTCCCGGGCTCGATATCACGCGCCTCAAGAGCGGACCGCTCGGCGGCGACCAGCAGATCGGAGCGATGATCGCCACCGGCGACGTGGATTTCCTCATCTTTTTCGTCGATCCGCTGACCGCCATGCCGCATGATGTCGACGTCAAGGCACTGATGCGCCTGGCGATCGTCTACGACATCCCGATGGCGCTGAACCGCGCCACGGCGGAAGAGTTGATCGCCTTCCGGCGCAACTGA